A portion of the Malania oleifera isolate guangnan ecotype guangnan chromosome 3, ASM2987363v1, whole genome shotgun sequence genome contains these proteins:
- the LOC131151285 gene encoding uncharacterized protein LOC131151285, whose translation MGDLTSSIATSQPLFNSTPLPTKSPHHTTSNGHVKVSNSEIKTILEKTVRPDRKDWSSRLDDALWAYRTAYKTPIATEKENGLPVSNYDTRDIGECLFNSGLSGLRSSRCFLTWTNGKVWSKLDRVLVNQKWHLDGLRTNVDFQFPGILSDYSVCHVSLFEEVCLGRRSFKFFNMLTLHHNFQDVIKLGWEVQVQGCEQFKLVRKLQLLKRPLKSLNATHFSHISARAEKANNDVLELQQRLHDSPSDADLQLELSGKRCEASRLAEANRMFLS comes from the exons ATGGGGGATCTCACTTCCTCTATCGCCACTTCGCAGCCCTTGTTCAACAGTACTCCATTACCCACAAAGTCGCCACACCATACCACCTCTAATGGGCATGTCAAAGTTTCAAACAGTGAGATAAAAACCATCCTTGAGAAAACTGTGAGACCTGACAGAAAGGATTGGTCATCCCGGCTAGATGATGCTCTATGGGCATATAGGACAGCCTACAAGACCCCTATCG CAACTGAAAAGGAGAATGGCCTCCCTGTTTCTAATTATGATACCAGAGATATTGGTGAATGTCTCTTTAACTCAGGGCTATCAGGCTTGAGATCCTCTAGGTGTTTTCTTACATGGACTAATGGCAAGGTTTGGAGTAAATTGGATAGAGTGCTTGTGAATCAGAAATGGCACCTGGATGGCCTGAGAACTAATGTTGACTTTCAATTTCCTGGTATTCTGTCTGACTATTCAGTTTGTCATGTATCTCTGTTTGAGGAGGTCTGCCTGGGTAGGAGgtctttcaaatttttcaatatgttGACTCTACACCACAATTTCCAGGATGTTATTAAATTGGGTTGGGAAGTTCAGGTTCAGGGCTGTGAACAGTTCAAGCTGGTGAGGAAATTACAGCTCCTTAAGAGACCTTTAAAATCCTTAAATGCTACCCATTTCTCTCACATCTCGGCTAGAGCAGAGAAGGCTAATAATGATGTTTTGGAGTTACAACAGAGACTACATGACTCCCCCTCAGATGCAGACTTGCAGTTAGAACTGAGTGGCAAGAGATGTGAGGCTTCAAGACTTGCTGAAGCTAATAGAATGTTTCTGTCCTAG